Within Nocardia fluminea, the genomic segment TAGTGCGCATGCCGGCGGCGCGGCGGCGCATCAGTACTTCGCTGCCGTGTGCCTCGGCGAAAGCGATGCGGGCGCGGCGGGGGTCGTCGACGACGGATTTGAGAATGGCGGTGACGGCTGACCGCGTTTTGGCCGCGATGTCATCCGGTGCGGCGGCGAGTGCGTCGAGTGAGCTGCGGATCGCGGTTTCGATGATCTCGTCGTGTACGGCGACGGCGAGTGCGTCGAGGTCGGCGAAGCTCTCGTAGAAGAACCGCGGACCGACTTTGGCCTGTTCACAGACTCCGCGCAGGGTGGTCGAAGCCCAGCCCTGGGTGCCGATGATGTCGAGGGCAGCGTCCATCAGCCGCTGGCGGCGTTCGTCGCGTCGCTGTTCGGCCGAGGTGCCGCGATAGATACCTGTCGCTGCCCGTGTCACACGCCTCAGTATGCCGCATCAGCAATAGGAAACAACCGTTTACGGAAACGACTGATTCCTGTATGGTCCAGGTCACACCACATAGCAACGGTGCGAGAGGACTACGAACATGACGTCCACCCTGGCCCGACGGGCCAAATCAGCTGTATCCGCTGTTGCCGAGCGATACCCCTCGAAGACCCGCGCGCTGGCAGACCCGCTGCCCGGCAGTGGGTTACGTCCGATCATGGGCGACTACGGTGTCCCACTCATCGGGCACGCCATACCCGCGATGAGCGACAGCCTCGATTTCGCCCGCCGCCGCTTCGACAAGTACGGGCCGGTGCACTGGGCCGGACTTGTCGGGCGACGCGTCGTCATGGTCTCCGGCCCGGAGGCCACCGAAGAGGTACTG encodes:
- a CDS encoding TetR/AcrR family transcriptional regulator — translated: MTRAATGIYRGTSAEQRRDERRQRLMDAALDIIGTQGWASTTLRGVCEQAKVGPRFFYESFADLDALAVAVHDEIIETAIRSSLDALAAAPDDIAAKTRSAVTAILKSVVDDPRRARIAFAEAHGSEVLMRRRAAGMRTIADVVAEQERALLDPPAGSETLVRAVSLMITGGAAELVLAWLDGGMDISRDELINLCVEFVLTFADNLTTMAARLAH